Proteins encoded by one window of Candidatus Terasakiella magnetica:
- a CDS encoding PAS domain-containing protein — protein MFKNSEEVFFDNNELIVSKTDLKGRITYANDVFLTVSGYTLSEVMGQPHNLIRHDFMPRSVFHLLWETLQDKKEIFAYVVNKTKNGGHYWVLAHVTPSLNGNGEIMGYHSSRRVPDRDLLNTQIIPLYEELNRLEAAANNRKLGMEDAVKYFTDVVESHAPDYHQFILTLDRLAA, from the coding sequence ATGTTTAAAAATAGCGAAGAAGTTTTTTTTGATAATAACGAACTCATTGTCAGTAAAACGGACCTCAAAGGCCGTATCACCTATGCCAATGATGTTTTTCTTACGGTTTCGGGGTATACTTTAAGTGAAGTAATGGGCCAGCCCCATAACCTTATTCGTCATGATTTTATGCCGCGTAGCGTTTTTCATCTTTTGTGGGAAACCTTGCAGGATAAAAAAGAAATTTTCGCCTATGTGGTGAATAAGACCAAAAACGGGGGGCATTATTGGGTTTTGGCCCATGTGACACCATCCCTAAATGGAAATGGCGAGATTATGGGGTATCATTCTTCGCGCCGTGTGCCGGACCGCGACCTTTTAAACACACAGATCATCCCGCTTTATGAAGAGCTCAACCGTCTTGAAGCTGCGGCAAATAACCGCAAGCTCGGTATGGAAGATGCCGTGAAATATTTCACTGATGTGGTGGAAAGCCATGCACCAGATTATCACCAGTTCATCCTGACCCTTGATCGATTGGCAGCATAA